From one Equus asinus isolate D_3611 breed Donkey chromosome 5, EquAss-T2T_v2, whole genome shotgun sequence genomic stretch:
- the CDK11B gene encoding cyclin-dependent kinase 11B isoform X3: MREDYGDKVKASHWSRSPLRPPRERFELGDGRKPVKEEKMEERDLLSDLQDISDSERKTSSAESSSAESGSGSEEEEEEEEEEEEEEGSSSEESEEEEEEEEEEEEEEEETGSNSEDASGQSAEEVSEEEMSEDEERESENHILVVPESRFDRDSGESEEGEEEVGEGTPQSSALTEGDFVPDSPALSPIELKQELPKYLPALQGCRSVEEFQCLNRIEEGTYGVVYRAKDKKTDEIVALKRLKMEKEKEGFPITSLREINTILKAQHPNIVTVREIVVGSNMDKIYIVMNYVEHDLKSLMETMKQPFLPGEVKTLMIQLLRGVKHLHDNWILHRDLKTSNLLLSHAGILKVGDFGLAREYGSPLKAYTPVVVTLWYRAPELLLGAKEYSTAVDMWSVGCIFGELLTQKPLFPGKSEIDQINKVFKDLGTPSEKIWPGYNDLPAVKKMTFTEYPYNNLRKRFGALLSDQGFDLMNKFLTYFPGRRVNAEDGLKHEYFRETPLPIDPSMFPTWPAKSEQQRVKRGTSPRPPEGGLGYSQLGDDDLKETGFHLTTTNQGASAAGPGFSLKF; encoded by the exons ATGAGAGAAGACTATGGCGATAAAGTGAAGGCAAGCCACTGGAGTCGCAGCCCACTACGGCCGCCCCGAGAGAGGTTTGAGCTGGGAGACGGCCGGAAGCCAG taaaagaagagaaaatggaagagagagaccTGCTGTCTGACTTACAAGATATCAGTGATAGCGAGAGGAAAACCAGCTCAGCCGAGTCTTCATCAG CGGAATCAGGGTCAGGttctgaggaggaagaggaggaggaggaggaagaggaggaggaagagggcagcAGCAGTGAAGaatcagaggaagaggaggaggaggaggaagaagaggaagaggaagaggaggagacagggagcAACTCCGAGGATGCGTCTGGACAGTCAGCTG AAGAAGTGAGTGAAGAAGAAATGAGTGAAGACGAAGAGCGAGAGAGTGAAAACCACATCTTAGTTG TTCCAGAGTCACGATTTGACCGAGATTCCGGGGAGAGtgaagaaggggaggaagaagtgGGCGAGGGCACCCCGCAGAGCAGCGCCCTGACCGAAGGAGATTTCGTGCCCGACTCTCCAGCCTTGTCACCCATTGAGCTCAAACAGGAGCTGCCAAAGTACCTGCCTGCCCTGCAG GGCTGTCGGAGCGTGGAGGAGTTCCAGTGCCTGAACAGGATCGAAGAAGGCACTTATGGGGTGGTCTACAGAGCAAAGGACAAGAAGACAG aTGAAATTGTGGCTCTGAAGCGGCTGAaaatggagaaggagaaggagggctTTCCGATTACCTCGCTGAGGGAGATCAACACCATCCTTAAGGCGCAGCACCCCAACATCGTCACCGTCAGA GAAATAGTCGTGGGCAGCAACATGGACAAGATCTACATCGTAATGAACTACGTGGAGCACGACCTCAAGAGCCTGATGGAGACCATGAAGCAGCCTTTCCTGCCAG GGGAGGTGAAGACCCTGATGATCCAGCTGCTGCGCGGCGTGAAGCACCTACACGACAACTGGATCCTGCACCGCGACCTCAAGACGTCCAACCTGCTGCTGAGCCATGCCGGCATCCTCAAG GTGGGGGACTTTGGGCTGGCGCGGGAGTATGGGTCCCCTCTGAAGGCCTATACCCCAGTTGTTGTGACCCTGTGGTACCGCGCCCCAGAGCTGCTGCTCGGTGCCAAG GAGTACTCCACAGCCGTGGACATGTGGTCAGTGGGCTGCATCTTTGGAGAGCTGCTAACTCAGAAGCCGTTGTTTCCTGGGAAGTCAGAAATTGATCAGATCAACAAAGTGTTTAAG GACCTGGGGACCCCCAGTGAGAAAATCTGGCCGGGCTACAATGACCTCCCTGCGGTCAAGAAGATGACCTTCACTGAGTACCCATACAACAACCTCCGCAAacgctttggggccctgctcTCGGACCAGGGCTTCGACCTCATGAACAA GTTCCTGACCTACTTTCCTGGGCGGAGAGTCAATGCAGAGGACGGTCTCAAGCATGAGTATTTCCGCGAGACCCCGCTCCCCATCGACCCCTCAATGTTCCCTACGTGGCCCGCCAAGAGCGAGCAGCAAAGGGTGAAGCGTGGTACCAGCCCGCGGCCCCCCGAGGGAGGCCTGGGCTACAGCCAGCTG GGTGATGATGACTTGAAGGAGACTGGCTTCCACCTCACCACCACCAACCAGGGGGCCTCAGCTGCAGGCCCAGGCTTCAGCCTCAAGTTCTGA